A window of Elusimicrobiaceae bacterium genomic DNA:
CTAAGTAACTGGCTAGTCTTACATTGGCAAGTTTACTATTCGTCACTCTGATTACATTCGGGTCGGCCGTATTATTAGGCGTTACTAAGGCAAAGGTTAAATCTGCATTATTCATAGTAACATCTAAATTAGCCATATTATCTGTATAAGCACCATTGGTCATTTTAATGGCTTCTTCCGCATCTTTTATCGCTTTGGCTCCCGGGA
This region includes:
- a CDS encoding pilin; protein product: MSRKAFTLIELLIVVLIIGILSAIAIPMYQGAVDKSHWSTMLPGAKAIKDAEEAIKMTNGAYTDNMANLDVTMNNADLTFALVTPNNTADPNVIRVTNSKLANVRLASYL